The Choristoneura fumiferana chromosome Z, NRCan_CFum_1, whole genome shotgun sequence DNA window GACCACTTTTGAGCTCGAATTATGTTTATGGctatataaaacatataataatCATAGAAGTCCGCGCAActcttgaatttaaaaatttaatatgtttTCTACAATAAAAgcatatatttatgtaaataatctacatttttattttgatttgttctttgcaaaaaacaagaaaaagttgattgaccttaAATCAGTAGTGTTgagtttttaatcttttttttattgtgcccagtctaaatattacgaattcgcataaattaaatgttttagggatgtttcaacaactaacttaaaattaaatgaaaaatattttctgtgtgtcgtgtgaggttttcagttatttattagcACCTAatcaaaagttgtattttaacattttattgaggtattagcttaagtattcatttccgattctggaaagaggattgaagctgaaccgcaataaaaaaatagtatttgaaagtaaattatacctGCGACCGGGATATCATAAGACTCGTACGcgttataaactataataattgaagttttccagttttaaacatttacttatcaataattgatggcgtagatccactgtagtgtgtgtaatgtgttactgttataataagattacagtcatgtattgaactttcacacttatctcacataagtaaacaaaactatcaaggtataattaaatgttttgttcataataatcaaataattacttttcataacaaagtgatacctacaggatcacaaataaagataaatattttggttcatataatacagtgtgctaggaaatcagatgcggatattttaaggatcgattatttgcatcgtcgtaaattggtttcaattaaattaaattaaaaaagaatgcagttaatgttaatgcgaggatgaatttttttgaacggaatggtatttttgtatgaagcaaaaaatattaccacacatacttaaataattatgtgtataattaattattaggttattaattacatacctgaaaatatccgcaccttatatattttattataacataatttgtTTGAGTAATAaacccggtctacacgtaactatcattttattttaataactgttgtaaccaccatgattgtcgataactgcttgcaaaaagatcgcatcgatgcaactagattttcacacatattagagcgcgaatactgtcccttatttttttacacagtgggcttctaacgtTTCCGGATTCGCTTATTTTgttatcccaacgttggacatggttataacaactcataatttttcaatgcgatttaaatccggtgatctggcaggccaaggaacgactttaacattatttttgtgttgattaaacagtcttgcacaatataactgttttttatctgaaacaattaaataaacataaaatatataacgtagatatcattttaatgaagaagttggtaggatgacgtaaccaaaaaaaactcacattaactccaatttctctagaaatttccgacatatttttttccttcttcatataaattaataatttcactaCTTTTAACATCTCAATATTGCTGAGAACTcattaaagaataattacgataatcagcagattcaacttgaaagagacgatcaagcgatgttgcaagcagctgaacaagtagcaaaatctttgtaataaaaacttagcctggtagtttgaagatcttcGTCTACCTCTTTAGTTTCGTTaacacgcatgacttaccgattaattttagacgacccgatatagatccgatttcCATCGCTTATGATACAGTAATATTGTCGAGTTatgaacttcgttcttcgttcgtatgtcacaagtctaatcccaccaggcgataatattgagtttgtgtttttgtaaatttactgagatttggagattactaaagttgacactattcgcaacatgggtcttcaaaataaaagaattcattatcatcaggcctcccagcctatagatacacgtcccaTGCTGGTcacaggctcctctcagaatgagagggctctgggccgtagttcccacgcggcacgtgcggatgggaacttcacacacaccaaaaatgaacaagaaacgatagtaatgcgaataataatattctcttCTCTTACGAtaagtacgaaagagacagaaaatgtcgttacgcgatTCGCGTATCATCCACGGTGTCCACCCAGGGGGGCATAATTAAGTACTACGGCAGCGAATATAAAATTTCTAACATgagtataacatattttttaaggttagcgccagcgccatctagtgagatataataaactaactaagttagtaaataagtaaataccgctaatcACTTCAAACATAGAGGCGCTGTTTCTCGCGTCAGACGATATTTTGGAAATGTCCATCGACTTTGCAGCCATAgtacctaccatcagccaaataagtcgTCTATCAATTGTAAagaaattcctatcaaatgaatatgtcgctaaagtcgaacctTTAAGTTGAccgacacgtctattggcattattttttAAGACATGCAACGATATCACTTTAGGTTGGTAGACTATANAAGTAGCCTagatcactctctggcccataaactatctctatgccaaaaatcacgtcgatccgtcgttccgtttcgacgtgaaagacggacaaacatacaaacacacacactttcgcattttatttcGACAAAATCGGGATTCTCGAAAATAGTGGCCGCGTACGACCTCTTGGCGTgtgcaaaataatattttacgaGGCCCTGTGTTGGCGCACcacaatttaaataatgaatttttaattgagCAAAATACCTAAAACCTTGCGAAGTTGCGATGCACGAAGCCACTCAGCagggcctactacgaaactcgaaactcgaagttcgttcgtgtagtgcggtccgtctgacacttgagtatactatttaatacgagagcgagagggacggtacaacttcgagttttgtagtagcccagcaggccAAAAGGCTGTTTGCGAGGGGCCCAGCCTACGGAACAAAAATACTGAACCAGTTTTTTCTGTTCCGTGCAAAAGCTGCTTTACAATACCTACGCCTCGCTACGCTACTACTCGGAAACGGCTTTaatgatttcaataaaatttgttaAGCGAGTGTTTTCGGGGGCAGACAATCAatgtagcttggtcttatttctatGAAAACACGGTATTTTCGAGTTTTAGATTAGCTCAAGAGAAGCTCGGTCGCCCCGGTAATTCTGAAATTAAAATTCTGCTTTTAGCTTCTCAAATTAAAGCAGACAGAGCCTACGGAAACATCGCAAaagaaaaatacgaaattctatTGTTCACAGTAATCAATGCGTGcaacgaaacgaaacgaaacgtcAAACAACAAATTGACAAGTAATGTGTCACGCTTGAATCCAAACTTTCTTGCAAAAATATCGTATGTTTATAGACTTGTGTACtgtgtaatattattttgactgTAAAGTATTAAAAATCCCTATAAAAAGCAGCATATATGTCATTACCTGAAACCTCGGAACGTAAATAAACCCTGACCTCGAATATATAGGTTAGTATGACGATGTGTTCGTGTTCGTTTTGATACCGTATGGGCATGACTTTAGTCCGCTCATTATTTCTCATAATTCATCAAAAAATGTCTACATCTTCATCAGCAATTTTGACGCCCGTGGGCGTCCGCGGTATGAACGTTTTAGATCGTGCAAAATTCTTGCGTAACATAAAAATTCCCGTTCTGAAAGTCGCTGatgaaaaactatcaaaaattacaccaatttgcaaacaatattttcttaaattagaGAACTTTAAACCTGTGCAAAGTGTCAGTGGTGAGAAGCTAAAGTGCATCCACATGAACCCAGAGAAAATTGGTGCATGGACTGATCTTTCTGAAATAGATCGCAAGTCTCTAAAAGAACATAGCGTAAATGAAGACAACTTTATTATGAAGGATATCGAACTATCATATGAAAACTGGTCATACGGGACTATATTCAAAGCTGTTTTGCCAGAAAATGAAGACATTGTAAGTGGTTTTACTCAAGTTGGTCACATAATTCACTTAAATTTGAAAGACCACTTGCTACAGTATCGGCCTCTTATAGGGCAAGTGCTTGTCAACAAGATTAAGAGCTGTCGCACTGTAGTAAACAAGAGCAGCACCATTGACAACACTTACCGTAACTTCAACATGGAGGTGATTGCTGGTGAAGAGAACTTTCTTGTCACTGTAAAAGAAAATCTCTGCAACTTTACATTTGATTTCTCCAAGGTTTACTGGAACTCTCGCCTTGGCCAGGAACATGAAAGGATCTTGAACTTTTTAAAACCTGGGGATGTGCTGTTTGACGTCTTTTGCGGTGTTGGCCCGTTTGCAATACCAGCAGTGAAGAAAAAATGCAAAGTATATGCAAATGATTTGAATCCTGACTCTTTCAAATGGCTCAACCACAATGCTAAGACAAATAAACTGAACATGGCTCTTTTTAAGTCATACAATCTAGATGGGAAAGATTTCATACTCACTGTTTTCAAAGAATATATCACAAACTATTGTCTTGGCAAAGAGAAGTTAGAAAAAGGTGCCAAAATACATGTGACAATGAATTTACCTGCAATTGCtgttgaatttttaaaatgttacaaGGGCTTAATAGAAGATGAAGAATTATTGGAAAAATTTGATTGTGAAAttatagtttacgtatattgCTTTGCTGCTGGTACCGATGTTCTTGCTGTAGCTAAGTCAATGGTCATTGACAATATTGGCTGCGATATATCTGATAATATAATAGACATCTTTGATGTTAGAAATGTGTCACCAAAGAAGGAGATGATAAGAGTTGGCTTCAAACTCGGTAAGGAAGTTATTTTCAGTGCCAAGGACTGTGTAAGTGaaccaccaaaaaaaaaactgtgtgttgATAACTAGTAGTGATAGTATGCTTGAATAAACAATTAAGTGATAACAGCATTTGTGGAAATAATCTTATTGGAAagtgttttatattttgtaagaaAACAGTTGCTTTTGCATATTGTTATCTTAATCTCCATGAATAAGTAAAAGTTTTACAATAAAGcagatttttttctaaatagtattgttttatttgcttATCTATTAAATAgattaattacataaataaaaagttttttcattGAATTGTGTTGCACAATGTTGCCTAATAGGTTAAAGTATTTGTAATCTATAATGTTGTACCACCAGCATGTTGTGGCAGTTATATTATGACAAGCAAAAATATAATTGGCAATTAACTCAAGCAAACTCATCTATTCTTATTCTGACATTATTATCTAGTTGCTATGctcaaaattaatattatatttctgtTAGCTTTTGCCTGGGATTTTGTCTGCAAAAGataaaaattgttaatttaaatcaTGAACTATTTGTGAGCCATATTTCATTACATTGAATAACAAACTTTCACATAACCTATGCTACAATTTAAACTTGATAAAATATCATGCAAACTGTATACCTAGCTCTTTTCTTGAATATATGCGACGGGTTACTGACAGCAGTTGAAATGCTTGTAGCATGTAGTTATGGACATCGTTTTAGCCCCAGGGAAGAacttaagatagtttttatcctggaaaattgcataattctcgtgggatagtgataaacgattTCTTCGCAGACCAAGTCGCATACCAACATACCAACAGGAAAATAATTGAAAGATTCAATGAATCGCAGATAATGTGTGCGAGATTATAGTAATGAAAGCAGTATACTAGGTACTTCTGTAGTGCCTAAAATGAAATGTGTTTTAATTTGATATGGagtcataattaattaattgtcacGTGATTACATTAATAGTTTCATTATCAGTAGTTAAATAATCTGTCTAAGGGTAATTGTTTCAGAAATatgagttttttattaattattttccaaCTACTAGAACTTTTTACCCAGAGAGTGCTTGCTCCAGCTAGAAGTAATGCTGAAAAATTCACTCTTATTAGATGTTTGTTAAACTTTTAATCTAGTGTTGTACAGTTCCGTAAGATtacatatttgataaaaaaaaatttttggtcaAACAAACCTTCCTGACTGAGTCTTTGTagactgcacttgcattgtcatctaaactacagcAAAAACCACataaagtcaatctgaccaccgGATGTGAGTGAAAATAGATTTCCAATACAAGGAGGTATTAAATCTTGACAAACatagtacttaggtacttacctaataaaACAAAGTGAAACAGTAGCTGCAGATACTATTATCTTGTACCAGTTGTGcaaatacatttaattacacACATCCCATAATTAAACGGTTAACGCTAATTTAAACAGACAAGTTTCaccatttaggggctgtttcaccatccattgattagcgttaaccgacggttaaatgtgatgccgtcttcgtctattcgagcaaaacaaatagagacggcatcacacctaaccgccagttaacactaatcaatggatggtgaaacaccattagtaaactaataataaacaatattgaACCTTAGGTACGCTTTCTTACAGTAATGTGCTAATTAATCAAAAAGAAGACAAGTTTTACAGGttctaaaactaaaattaatttagaCTTGTAaccatcaaaaataaaataggtacaacTAGGTACACGTACGATATTTTATCACTTGTAGTATACAGTTTTGAACCGaaataagtagttaaaaaaCCCGACtaacgacttttttgggtaatttggCACAAGTAGGTAGACCATGTTAAATGCGCCGACGCAGCTCGCAGGCGCGCGGGGCGTCCGACGAGTACAAAACAGCGATGAAGCGAGTCGAGGCCACTTGTGCTAAAGCCGTAGGTACCTGCCACATGAACATcgaattgtttttaagttgattTCAAATGCTCATTTCAGACTAGTGTGCGAAATGCCACAGCAACTCGAAGACGTGGACATGGATCTGCCGGATTTCACTGATGTCCTTGAGGAATCTAAACAggtatgattattattaaatatgagCTGATTCAAGTTGTAGTATAGAGTAAAGATTTCCCAAGATTAGTCCTGAGATTAGAGTCTGTAAATCCTGAATGAATTttcttttgaatttattttctcGAAAATCTCAACACCTTTTCTCAACACCTGTTAGAAcgatattttgttattattattattattatgcaagaAAATACCAgtgataggtacagtcaccagcaccaatatctggcacaacaagcgtgcataaatatctgatacgactctatttctagggccgaaaggACGTTTTAgacatttttgcacgctccgatgtggcagatattaatgctggtgactgtacctaattagtgacttttgcttgtcacccgacgatatagtttttgcaattttttaattagttcTACCTAGGTAtatgtaaggtatttattgtatcgGCCATATTGAACcatgtttttttagggttccgtagccaaaatggcaaaaacggaacccttatagtttcgccatgtctgtctgtctgtccgtccgcggctttgctcaggagctattaatgctagaaagctgtaattttgcacgaatatatatgtaaactatgccggcaaaatggtacaatagaaaattcaaaaaatattttttattgtacctcccatagacgtaaggggtattttttttctaatccaaccttttagtgtggggtatcgttggataggactattaaacccattagggggttgctaaaacgatatttcgattgagtgatttgtttgcaaaatattcaactttagtgcaaatttcattaaaatctaaaaaatggGCGggtgaaaaaattgaaaaaattcaggatggtagtaagtatatcaaaaggttaagttttcttgagaattattagcagtttaagagtaaatatgagcctaaggtataaaatatacctaaacttggaatattccgtacaaaatacgaaatccttagaaaaatattaggtacttgattttttcgttatggctacggaactctatttcgggcgtgtccgacacgctcatggccggttttttttatttgattagatggaaaacgagcaagttggtctcctgatggtaagagatcaccaccgcccatagacacctgcaacaccactgggattgcagatgcgttgctaacctagaggcctaagatggggtacctcaagtaccagtacTTTCACCGGCTTTCTTAAGTGGGTGATAGACGTGCAAACTTAACGTACCGCGGTTTTTAAGCTTTGCGAGCTACGAGCAAGATTTCAAACCGGATGGATCGCGGCGGTTCTAAAGTACGCGTACTTATGGTGACACACAGGCGAAAAAGTCGTCGAGCCataagcacagaatatataatagtactaacgtaccaTAAGTACACTTGCTCGTACGTCTATCACCCActttactctccatgccgaaacacaacagtgcaagcactgctgcttcacggcaggattagcgaacaagatggtggtaccaatccgggcggaccttgcacaaagtcctaccacctgcaaataaataactttttacttataggtatttattaatatataatacctttaattaaacgagcaattcttgtatatatataaatatacctatatattttggggatctcggaaaccgCTTCGACGAcgcaacgatttcgatgaaatttggcacgtaggggttttcggagatgaaaaatcgatcttgcttggtcttatctctgggaaatgCTCGGTagcgagttttagcccgagcggagctcggtcgcccagatatttttatttaagcgcCGGCTCTAGCCCTTAATccaggtagagcgagattgtctacaccgcttccgcgcctcACAAAagttctaaatattattttgcacTGGGAACTGGAAAATGGTGCCCCTTGCCATCTGACTGACGCCTAGAGTGAACGCTCCTCTTAGTCTACCCCAGGACCGGCGCTGCAGAACATGTTACAAATTAATAGCTCctgaaacatatttttaacattgaTGATTCATAGGTGCTTCGAAGATGCTTCAAAAAATACAACCACGACGAAGTATTTCTATCATTCAACGGCGGCAAA harbors:
- the LOC141432445 gene encoding tRNA (guanine(37)-N(1))-methyltransferase → MGMTLVRSLFLIIHQKMSTSSSAILTPVGVRGMNVLDRAKFLRNIKIPVLKVADEKLSKITPICKQYFLKLENFKPVQSVSGEKLKCIHMNPEKIGAWTDLSEIDRKSLKEHSVNEDNFIMKDIELSYENWSYGTIFKAVLPENEDIVSGFTQVGHIIHLNLKDHLLQYRPLIGQVLVNKIKSCRTVVNKSSTIDNTYRNFNMEVIAGEENFLVTVKENLCNFTFDFSKVYWNSRLGQEHERILNFLKPGDVLFDVFCGVGPFAIPAVKKKCKVYANDLNPDSFKWLNHNAKTNKLNMALFKSYNLDGKDFILTVFKEYITNYCLGKEKLEKGAKIHVTMNLPAIAVEFLKCYKGLIEDEELLEKFDCEIIVYVYCFAAGTDVLAVAKSMVIDNIGCDISDNIIDIFDVRNVSPKKEMIRVGFKLGKEVIFSAKDCVSEPPKKKLCVDN